GGCACTCAGCGCGCCCGATGTGCCCGTGATCCAGGCAGTCACACTCACCTTCGTCGTCACCCACGTGTTGATCAATCTGGCCGTCGACATCAGCTACGGCTTCCTCAACCCGAGAGTGCGCGTGTCGTGAGCGACGTGACCGGCTCACCGCTCCCGGACGTGGGCCTCGGACCCGATGAGGCGTTCGTGGCATCGTCGACGCCGAGCCCGTACCGACGCGCGTTGCGGCGGCTGCTCCACGACAAGCCCGCCGTCATCTCGCTAGTGTTCCTGTCGCTGCTCATCTTCGCGGCAGTGTTCGCGCCGCTCGTCGTGCCGCACAGACCGGACGACATCGGCGTCGCGGCGCCCTTCTCAGGGCCGAGCCTCGACACGCCGTTCGGTACTGACAGCCTCGGCCGTGATGTGTTCAGCCGGATCATCTACGGCGCGCGCATCTCACTCGCCTCCGGTTTCGAGATCGTGTTCCTGGCCCTGCTCGCGGCAGTCCCCATCGGCTTGCTCGCGGGCTTCCGCGGTGGGGGCACTGACAACCTGCTCATGCGGTTGATGGACGCGTTGGCGAGCTTCCCGCCGTTGGTCCTCGCGCTCGCCATTGTCGCGATCCTCGGGCCGGGGTTGATGAACGCGGTGATCGCGATCGCGATCGTGGTGATTCCCGGATTCGCGCGGCTCGTTCGCGCGCAGACGCTTGCCGTGCGTCAAGAGACGTTCATCGAAGCGTCGCGATCCATGGGCACGAAACCAGGACGGATCCGCCGAACCCGCGTGCTTCCGAACGTCGCGTCCCCACTGATCGTCGCCGTCTCGCTCGCCATGGGTGCCGCATTGGTCGCCGAGGCCAGCCTGAGCCTGCTCGGGTACGGCGTGGAGCCGTCGAAGCCGAGCTGGGGCGCGATGATCGAGCAGGGACGATCGTTCATCTACGAGCATCCTTGGCAGGTGTTCGTGCCGAGCCTCGCGCTCGCGATCACGATCCTCGCGTTCAACACCTTGGGCGACGGCCTGCGCGACGCGCTCGGACTCGGGCTCCCGAAAGGCAAGCGGACGATCAAGGGTCGGCTCGGGCTCACGACCGTCGACCGACGGGACGACGAACCNNNNNNNNNNNNNNNNNNNNNNNNNNNNNNNNNNNNNNNNNNNNNNNNNNNNNNNNNNNNNNNNNNNNNNNNNNNNNNNNNNNNNNNNNNNNNNNNNNNNCGAACCACAGCCTGCGGATGCATCGTCCGTCGTCACGATGCGCCACGGATTGCTGGACGTCTCGGAGCTCTCGGTGGAGTTCCTCACCGAATCCGGGCCGGCGACGGTGGTCGACAAGGTCAGCTTCGGTGTGGCGCCCAGGGAGATGCTCGGCATCGTGGGTGAGTCCGGGTCGGGCAAGACCGTGACGTCGCTGGCCGTGATGCGGTTGGTGCCGTCGCCACCCGGCCGCATCGTCTCGGGCTCGGTGATGTTCGAGGACCGCGACTTGCTGACCTTTTCGCTCGCGCAGATGCGCGAGATCCGCGGCAACGAGATCGCCATGGTGTTCCAAGACCCGATGACGAGCCTGAATCCTGCGTTCACCATCGGGACACAGCTCGTCGACACCATTCGTCTGCACCGCAAGATGACCATGGACGAGGCGAGGGTGCGCGCGATCGAGCTGCTCGACATGGTCGGCATCCCTGCTCCGGAGGCGCGGGTGAAGGACTATCCGCACCAGCTCTCGGGTGGGATGCGACAGCGTGCCCTGCTCGCGATGGCGCTCTCGTGCGAGCCGAGGCTCTTGATCGCCGACGAGCCGACCACTGCCCTCGACGTGACGGTGCAAGCCCAGATCCTCGATCTGCTGCGGTCGCTCCAGTCCAAGCTCGGCATGGCGGTGGTCCTCGTGACTCATGACCTCGGCGTCATCGCCGATCTCTGCTCGCGCGTCGTCGTGATGTACGCAGGTCAGGTCGTCGAGGAAGCCTCGGTCGAGGAGCTGTTCGCACGCCCGCAGCATCCGTACACCGAGGGACTGCTCGCCGCGATTCCACAAGTAGCCGAGCACGACGAGCGGCTCATGGCGATCCCAGGCGTCGTACCCGAACCCACCGCGATGCCGACAGGCTGCCGGTTCCACCCGCGCTGTCCGTACGCGATCCCGGAGTGCTCGAGCGCGCCCGTGGAGCTTCGAGCCGCGGGCGAGCACCATCGTGCGCGGTGCATTCGAGTCGATGATCTCTCGTTGCGAGGTGCGCGGTGACCGCGCTCCTGGAAGCCAGCGCCGTCGTGAAGCACTTCCCGATCCAGCGCGGCGTGCTGCGTCGCACGGTTGGCCAGGTGCAAGCGGTCGACGGTGTGGACCTCCGCATCGACGCGGGCAGCACGGTCGGACTCGTGGGCGAGTCGGGCTCGGGCAAGTCGACCCTCGGTCGGGTGCTGCTCCGCCTGCTCGACGCCACGTCGGGCACGGTCAGGTTCGACGGCACGGACATCACGCATCTGCCAGAACGCAAGATCCGAGCGATGCGGCGCGGGATGCAGGTCGTGTTCCAGGACCCGTACTCCTCGTTCG
Above is a window of Acidimicrobiia bacterium DNA encoding:
- a CDS encoding ABC transporter permease, coding for MSDVTGSPLPDVGLGPDEAFVASSTPSPYRRALRRLLHDKPAVISLVFLSLLIFAAVFAPLVVPHRPDDIGVAAPFSGPSLDTPFGTDSLGRDVFSRIIYGARISLASGFEIVFLALLAAVPIGLLAGFRGGGTDNLLMRLMDALASFPPLVLALAIVAILGPGLMNAVIAIAIVVIPGFARLVRAQTLAVRQETFIEASRSMGTKPGRIRRTRVLPNVASPLIVAVSLAMGAALVAEASLSLLGYGVEPSKPSWGAMIEQGRSFIYEHPWQVFVPSLALAITILAFNTLGDGLRDALGLGLPKGKRTIKGRLGLTTVDRRDDEP
- a CDS encoding ABC transporter ATP-binding protein — its product is MRHGLLDVSELSVEFLTESGPATVVDKVSFGVAPREMLGIVGESGSGKTVTSLAVMRLVPSPPGRIVSGSVMFEDRDLLTFSLAQMREIRGNEIAMVFQDPMTSLNPAFTIGTQLVDTIRLHRKMTMDEARVRAIELLDMVGIPAPEARVKDYPHQLSGGMRQRALLAMALSCEPRLLIADEPTTALDVTVQAQILDLLRSLQSKLGMAVVLVTHDLGVIADLCSRVVVMYAGQVVEEASVEELFARPQHPYTEGLLAAIPQVAEHDERLMAIPGVVPEPTAMPTGCRFHPRCPYAIPECSSAPVELRAAGEHHRARCIRVDDLSLRGAR